Proteins encoded in a region of the Trichosurus vulpecula isolate mTriVul1 chromosome 9, mTriVul1.pri, whole genome shotgun sequence genome:
- the LOC118831142 gene encoding olfactory receptor 13J1-like, with product MERVNDTIIIEFFLKGFSSYPRLESLLFVLCLVMYLITLVGNGIIIAISILDSHLHTPMYFFLSNLSFLDICYTSTFIPLMLVNFLSKRKTISFIGCAVQMCLSLATGSTECILLAMMAYDRYVAICHPLRYPIIMNKKVCLGMAAFSWILSFLKSIMETIIAMQMPFCGHKVVSHFTCEILAILKLICVDTSLSEIIMLVGSIILLPIPVMLIFISYIFILSTILRMNSAEGRHKAISTCSAHLTVVIIFYGTIIFMYMKPKSKEAQISDELFTVLYAVVTPMLNPIIYSLRNKEVKDAVKKVLKKNYFSM from the coding sequence ATGGAAAGAGTCAATGACACCATTATCATCGAATTCTTTCTGAAGGGATTTTCCAGCTACCCTAGATTGGAGAGTCTCTTGTTTGTGCTGTGCCTGGTGATGTACCTGATCACCCTGGTGGGTAACGGAATTATCATTGCCATCAGCATACTGGATTCTCACCTCCACacccccatgtacttcttcctcagtAACCTATCCTTCCTGGACATTTGTTACACATCAACCTTTATCCCTTTAATGCTGGTGAACTTCCtgtctaaaagaaaaacaatttctttCATTGGCTGTGCTGTGCAAATGTGCCTCTCCCTTGCCACGGGATCAACAGAATGTATTCTCCTGGCCATGATGGCATATGACCGCTACGTTGCAATTTGCCACCCTTTGAGGTACCCCATCATCATGAACAAGAAAGTTTGCCTAGGGATGGCTgctttctcctggatcttatcTTTTCTGAAATCCATTATGGAGACAATAATTGCCATGCAGATGCCTTTCTGTGGACACAAGGTGGTCAGCCATTTCACATGTGAAATCTTGGCCATCTTGAAACTCATATGTGTTGATACCTCCCTCAGTGAAATTATCATGCTGGTGGGCAGTATAATTCTCCTGCCTATTCCAGTGATGCTGATTTTTATATCTTATATTTTCATCCTCTCCACCATTCTGAGGATGAATTCGGCAGAAGGGAGACACAAAGCCATTTCCACCTGTTCAGCCCACCTAACTGTGGTGATAATATTCTATGGGACCATTATTTTCATGTACATGAAACCCAAGAGCAAAGAAGCTCAGATTTCAGATGAATTATTCACTGTTTTATATGCTGTGGTGACCCCAATGTTGAATCCTATCATCTACAGTTTGAGGAATAAAGAGGTGAAAGACGCTGTCAagaaagtactgaagaaaaattACTTCTCAATGTGA